A region from the Ammospiza caudacuta isolate bAmmCau1 chromosome 4, bAmmCau1.pri, whole genome shotgun sequence genome encodes:
- the NOCT gene encoding nocturnin — translation MYQSSARCLCSALPALCCAPAAAASASRLPRPGCQPPPPGSAAPRAAAGGPPAPGTPPRTVCSMGNSTSRLYSVLAKTLSSGAVSQHQDCLEQLDSAQLDPIDPKDLLEECQIVLQKRPPRFQRNFVNLKKNTGSNHRPIRVMQWNILAQALGEGKDNFVQCPMEALKWEERKCLILEEILAYKPDILCLQEVDHYFDTFEPLLSRLGYQCTFFPKPWSPCLDVEHNNGPDGCAMFFLKERFELVSSANIRLTAMKLKTNQVAIAQTLKCHETGRLFCIAVTHLKARTGWERFRSAQGCDLLQNLKNITQGAKIPLIVCGDFNAEPTEEVYREFSNSSLNLNSAYKLLSPDGQTEPPYTTWKIRPSGECRHTLDYIWYSQHALNVNSALGLLTEEQIGPNRLPSFNYPSDHLSLVCDFSFNQDPDRLL, via the exons ATGTACCAGAGCTCCGCGCGCTGCCTCTGCTCGGCCCTGCCCGCCCTCTGctgcgctcccgccgccgccgcctcggccTCCCGCCTGCCGCGGCCCGGCTGCCAGCCGCCGCCCCCCGGCTCCGCCGCGCCGCGGGCAGCAGCGGgcggcccgcccgccccggggACGCCGCCCCGCACAG TGTGTTCCATGGGAAACAGCACCAGCCGGCTCTACAGCGTGCTCGCCAAGACGCTGAGCAGTGGCGCCGTGTCCCAGCACCAGgactgcctggagcagctggactCAGCACAGCTGGATCCCATAGACCCCAAGGATTTGCTGGAGGAATGTCAGATCGTTCTGCAGAAGCGGCCACCCCGGTTCCAGAGGAACTTTGTGAACCTGAAGAAAAACACCGGCAGTAACCACCGCCCCATCCGGGTCATGCAGTGGAACATCCTCGCCCAAG CTCTCGGGGAAGGCAAAGACAACTTTGTCCAGTGCCCCATGGAAGCTCTGAAGTGGGAGGAGAGGAAGTGCCTCATCCTGGAAGAAATCCTTGCGTACAAGCCCGACATCTTGTGCCTTCAGGAAGTCGACCACTACTTCGATACCTTTGAGCCGCTCCTCAGCCGCCTGGGCTACCAGTGCACGTTCTTCCCGAAGCCGTGGTCGCCGTGCCTGGACGTGGAGCACAACAACGGCCCGGACGGCTGTGCCATGTTCTTCCTCAAGGAGCGCTTCGAGCTCGTCAGCAGCGCCAACATCCGCCTCACCGCCATGAAGCTGAAGACCAACCAGGTGGCCATCGCTCAGACGCTGAAGTGCCACGAGACCGGCCGGCTCTTCTGCATCGCCGTCACCCACCTGAAGGCCCGCACGGGCTGGGAGAGGTTCcgctctgctcagggctgtgacCTCCTCCAGAACCTCAAGAACATCACCCAGGGAGCAAAGATCCCCCTGATTGTCTGCGGGGACTTCAACGCGGAGCCAACTGAGGAGGTCTACAGGGAGTTCTCCAACTCCAGCCTCAATCTGAACAGTGCGTACAAGCTGCTGAGCCCCGATGGACAGACGGAGCCCCCCTACACCACCTGGAAGATCCGGCCCTCTGGAGAGTGCCGGCACACGCTGGATTACATCTGGTACTCCCAGCATGCCTTGAATGTGAACTCAGCCCTGGGCTTGCTGACTGAAGAGCAAATTGGGCCCAACAGGCTGCCCTCATTCAATTACCCTTCCGATCACCTGTCCCTTGTGTGTGACTTTAGTTTCAATCAGGACCCTGACAGACTGCTGTAA